In the genome of Fusarium poae strain DAOMC 252244 chromosome 1, whole genome shotgun sequence, the window TGCCCCCGTATCATCCATCAGTGGCTTTTTAGCATTGACGCCATCTACGTCTACCATCGGGAGCATGCATCCGCCTGTTCCCACCCGCGGAAGACAGTGTTTCCACCCGAGGACATTCATTCCTCCCCCAACCACCCCCCAGCAAAGGAAGCATCGATTCGATGAACCCTTTCCTCTTCCCTGTTGGAGAGTCAGACAGTCAGAGTCAGGTTCTACCAATGTCAGCGTCAACAGCAATTGAGTCTTCAGCGATAGCCGCCAAGCGTCGCTTAAGGCGCATCCCTGACGAATCTCGTAAAAGAAATGCTCAAAGCTGTGACCGTTGTCGCAAGGTGAGTTGAGTTCAGTTCTGTTCTTTAGTTAGattctctctctctgcgTAACACAACATGATTTATCCACTCAAGACTTGGGGCTGATTATGTCTGCTTTAAGCGACGTTGCAAGTGTGTACCCGACCCTTCAGGTACAGGCTGCATTAACTGCGTCGAACATAATGTCACCTGTTTGTACACGGCGCCTCGTAAGACACGCTTCTATGGGAGTGTCGATGATTTAAGCGATAGGTGCCAGCAGACCCAACCCCATTGTATGAGCTACACCCATGTTAATGTATCTTGATAGGTACCTTTGTCTAGAAGCTCTCGTAAAAGGTGCATTCCCAAATGAAGCCCTCGATACCGTCAATCATGCACAATTGGGTCAGCGAATGGGTTATAAAATGCCCAATATCTCTGACCCTAATCGCAAGTTGATTAAAGTTGAAGAATTAGTTTCAAGTCCTCCCAACAATACACAGACGCCACCAACAGGACCAGAAATTATTACTACAGAAGATCAGGCTGCTGTAGCCGGTAAATCCCAAACCGAAGAGCCTCAGTCATCGCTGGTCAAAGATAACTCTGGCCATCATCACTACATTGGCCCCTCAGGGACACTTAATTTCTGGAATCAGTTGCGGAATCTCGTCGATTCGAACGATAGCCAGGCTAATCCAGCCCGTCAGGGAGCTACCAAGTTCACTCAAGATAATACGAGTCGTCTCCTCGAAGCTGACGAATCTGATGAAGACGATCAACCACAGCTCAATGCTGCTTGGTCCCAAGACGGACCTTCGCCTGGATCCATAACGTCTGCTGTCGCGCGCGACTTTACACGTCTTCCCACCACTGACATGGATGAGATTCTCAGCCAATTCCCTCCAAACGAAGTTTTGGACAAACTCATCGAGTCATACTTTACAAAAGTCCACGATGACTTTCCCCTCTTTCATCGAGCATCGTTTGAAGAAGAATATGAGCTGTTTGTCGTTCAAGCTCGACAGGATCCGTGTCGTTCAAATTCAAGACCACTTCCATTGCCTGACTGGGGTTGGATTGGTTGTCTTCATATGATTGTCGTATTTGGATCCATATCGGATCGTTCAATTCCCAACATTGACCACTCTGCTCTACGGCGAAGATCAGTAACAGTGACTAGATCCCTACTGCCTCAGTTCATCGCAAAGTGCTCCTTAAGTAACGTCAGAGTCTTGTTACTCCTGGCCCTCTTTTTACACAACAATAACGAGAGGAACGCTGCGTGGAATGTAGCAGGCACAGCAACTCGCATCTCTTTTGCCCTCGGACTACATCGACTGGATATGAGTTCTTCATTCAGACCACTTGAAAGAGAAGTCAGAAAATGGGTATTTTGCACACTTTACTCGTTCGAGCAATTCCTCGCCTCAAGTCTTGGACGGCC includes:
- a CDS encoding hypothetical protein (TransMembrane:5 (o349-367i388-412o418-436i590-610o655-676i)) — protein: MNPFLFPVGESDSQSQVLPMSASTAIESSAIAAKRRLRRIPDESRKRNAQSCDRCRKRRCKCVPDPSGTGCINCVEHNVTCLYTAPRKTRFYGSVDDLSDRYLCLEALVKGAFPNEALDTVNHAQLGQRMGYKMPNISDPNRKLIKVEELVSSPPNNTQTPPTGPEIITTEDQAAVAGKSQTEEPQSSLVKDNSGHHHYIGPSGTLNFWNQLRNLVDSNDSQANPARQGATKFTQDNTSRLLEADESDEDDQPQLNAAWSQDGPSPGSITSAVARDFTRLPTTDMDEILSQFPPNEVLDKLIESYFTKVHDDFPLFHRASFEEEYELFVVQARQDPCRSNSRPLPLPDWGWIGCLHMIVVFGSISDRSIPNIDHSALRRRSVTVTRSLLPQFIAKCSLSNVRVLLLLALFLHNNNERNAAWNVAGTATRISFALGLHRLDMSSSFRPLEREVRKWVFCTLYSFEQFLASSLGRPSGLQELDVEVVPPREDFVEGGIGTDARLVSWSIKLQAILARTRLLHGVNRSPGPKVDEIMNALDGWKRDIEKAPGLDVSWMKLEGRALPSLDGDGAVDMEEIKVSLAWKTRPQLRAVLLMHIQFHYIAIVATRPLLLRDVASTRKADAEAPKIPVPPHAALCVKHACQLSYLMILLNHFDVLNGLSGLDIFYAYCSAMILILRLLRLRPGELVEGVKPDEVALQSKIRHIVETLRNVINQTEKCGSMARLAQVVDTFSECANIPNDPPAMANLPPQGINANNMPPYPPGWQAQQMQPHDPQVQGMGSMDGLLNFLPFPGFPTAEGSMAQFIPGNDVETAGWAEMEFLMEGYGEANRTGYYG